The following coding sequences are from one bacterium window:
- the amrS gene encoding AmmeMemoRadiSam system radical SAM enzyme gives MVMQDCTNSYGFRVPDRKPAFEDSLSEAKYWQAEEGGSVRCGLCPRRCLIKGGELGYCGIRLNLEGALFTTVYARPAAVAVDPIEKKPLYHFHPGSKTLSVGTIGCNLKCVHCQNCDISYARYEADVLARTSRISAAELIALIASTGSRGIAFTYNEPTIWVEYVLDVFAAAKEAGYYTALVTNAYIEDKPLSDLLKVTDAYRADLKFLNPESARKIAGFADTKIILKRIEKAVRAGAHVEVVTNIIPGYNDSPGELGQMAKWIFAECGRETPWHLTRSFPQENWRVPPTPMETLRKAIQIGRDAGLSHVYPGNVVGMDSDTLCPNCGAIVIERDGYSARARSRLPYCGQCGYRLNIVA, from the coding sequence TTGGTTATGCAAGATTGCACCAATTCGTACGGTTTTCGCGTACCCGACAGGAAGCCGGCCTTCGAGGATTCCCTTTCGGAGGCCAAATACTGGCAAGCGGAGGAGGGCGGCTCGGTCAGATGCGGGCTTTGTCCGCGCAGGTGCTTGATTAAGGGTGGCGAGCTGGGATATTGCGGAATCAGACTCAATCTCGAAGGAGCTCTTTTCACAACCGTATATGCCAGGCCGGCGGCTGTCGCGGTCGATCCCATCGAAAAAAAACCCCTGTACCATTTTCATCCCGGATCCAAGACGCTTTCGGTTGGAACCATAGGATGCAATTTGAAATGTGTCCATTGCCAAAATTGCGACATATCTTATGCGCGCTATGAAGCTGACGTCCTTGCGAGGACGTCCCGGATATCGGCCGCGGAACTGATCGCGCTGATAGCATCCACCGGTTCGCGCGGTATCGCCTTCACTTACAACGAACCGACGATTTGGGTTGAATACGTGCTCGATGTTTTTGCTGCGGCCAAGGAAGCCGGATATTACACGGCACTTGTAACAAACGCTTACATAGAGGATAAACCGCTTTCCGATTTGCTGAAAGTGACCGATGCATACCGTGCGGATTTGAAATTCCTGAATCCCGAGTCCGCCAGAAAAATTGCCGGCTTTGCCGATACAAAAATAATACTAAAGCGCATCGAAAAGGCCGTGCGCGCCGGAGCGCATGTCGAAGTTGTGACGAATATAATCCCCGGTTACAACGACTCGCCGGGCGAGCTTGGGCAAATGGCCAAGTGGATTTTTGCAGAGTGCGGCCGCGAGACTCCCTGGCATCTGACGCGGAGCTTCCCGCAGGAAAATTGGCGCGTGCCGCCGACTCCGATGGAAACGTTGCGCAAGGCAATTCAGATTGGCCGCGACGCGGGGCTTTCGCACGTGTATCCCGGGAACGTCGTCGGCATGGATTCGGACACTCTGTGTCCTAATTGCGGTGCGATAGTAATCGAAAGGGACGGCTACAGCGCGCGCGCGAGATCCCGGCTTCCATATTGCGGACAATGCGGATACAGGCTGAATATAGTCGCTTGA
- a CDS encoding DUF350 domain-containing protein: MGLGLAITLKLFTLLTPGVDEWKMVKEGNIPIGIILASVVIACGIVVAAAIRP, from the coding sequence ATGGGGCTCGGCCTTGCAATCACACTGAAACTTTTCACACTCCTGACACCAGGGGTGGACGAGTGGAAGATGGTTAAGGAAGGCAACATCCCAATCGGAATAATACTTGCGAGCGTCGTGATCGCCTGCGGAATCGTGGTGGCTGCCGCAATCAGACCTTAG